One stretch of Natronolimnobius baerhuensis DNA includes these proteins:
- a CDS encoding GIY-YIG nuclease family protein, producing the protein MADEHIVYILECADGTFYTGYTTDLERRVREHNAGEGAKYTRGRTPVEVRHHERYETQSAAMSREYEVKQFTRAKKEELLEERLERD; encoded by the coding sequence ATGGCTGACGAGCACATCGTCTACATCCTCGAGTGTGCCGATGGAACGTTTTACACCGGCTATACGACTGACCTCGAGCGGCGAGTCCGCGAGCACAACGCAGGCGAGGGGGCGAAGTACACGCGCGGGCGCACGCCAGTCGAGGTTCGTCATCACGAACGCTATGAGACACAATCAGCAGCGATGTCTCGCGAGTACGAGGTCAAACAGTTCACACGCGCGAAGAAGGAAGAATTGCTCGAGGAACGTCTCGAGAGGGACTAA
- a CDS encoding DUF7563 family protein, producing the protein MPTCDHCDAHVSERFARVFADEYGDIHACVSCSANAGISEAARKRARGS; encoded by the coding sequence ATGCCCACCTGTGACCACTGCGATGCCCACGTTTCCGAGCGCTTTGCACGCGTCTTCGCCGACGAGTACGGCGACATCCACGCCTGCGTGAGTTGCTCGGCAAACGCCGGCATCTCCGAAGCCGCGAGAAAACGTGCTCGTGGCTCGTAA